A genomic segment from Nicotiana sylvestris chromosome 1, ASM39365v2, whole genome shotgun sequence encodes:
- the LOC138874179 gene encoding secreted RxLR effector protein 161-like codes for MVVRSFDINKDPFCPHENDEELLGAEIPYFSVIGALMYHTNNSRPDIAFPISLLSRFSSSPTRRHWNGIKHLFRYLRGTIDMGLFYSNESMSQLIGYADTGYLSDPHKGGSQTGYLFTCGVTAISWCSIKQMMVATSSNHVEIMAIHEVSRECVLLISVTRHIQEICGLSWGNDMPIILYEDNVACITQLKGEYINGDILKHISLKTNSRMIFKRMVK; via the coding sequence atggttgtgagatcgtttgatataaataaagatccattttgccctcatgaaaatgatgaagagcttttAGGTGCTGAAATACCATATTTTAGTGTAATTGGAGCATTAATGTATCATACTAATAATTctcgaccagatatagctttcccCATAAGCTTGTTATCAAGATTTAGTTCTTCCCCAACACGaagacattggaatggtattaaGCATCTATTCAGATATCTCcgagggaccattgatatgggattattttattcaaatgaatccatgTCACAactgattggttatgcagatacaGGATATTTGTCAGATCCACATAAGGGTGGATCTCAAACAGGCTATTTATTCACATGTGGAGTTACTGCCATATCATGGTGTTCAATAAAACAAAtgatggttgctacttcttcaaatcatgtaGAAATAATGGCTATTCATGAAGTGAGCCGAGAATGTGTTTTGTTAATATCAGTAACTCGACATATCCAGGAGATATGTGGTCTTTCATGGGGAAATGATATGCCAATAATACTGTATGAAGATAATGTTGCATGTATAACTCAACTAAAAGGAGAATATATTAATGGGGATATATTAAAGCACATTTCACTAAAAACAAATTCacgcatgatcttcaaaagaatggtgaagTAG